In Jaculus jaculus isolate mJacJac1 chromosome Y unlocalized genomic scaffold, mJacJac1.mat.Y.cur SUPER_Y_unloc_2, whole genome shotgun sequence, one DNA window encodes the following:
- the LOC123457184 gene encoding heat shock transcription factor, X-linked member 3-like, with product MNIQSMKKNNKSFGKPVVGEEPARAAPSEASCDPNGDTRGGSQTQSDQGMSQDPRLGENLEREEQDHHEASEEGTSSLLGLSFPRKLWAVVENEAFKSVGWSEEGDTVKIEGELFEAEVLHRSGADKIFEMDSLKRFICELNLHGFRKICTKNSPVHPGKKKMMIYQNANFQRDNPRLLENIWRRGCQRSPAQEEPCCKRRKLDFPQCSPHLQKKKQEKTISLKETPNKQAPQGQGTFLPVGVTGCPLALCPPEEHSVPCGECSPEDGNMVSPAGDRMEGSGQVSIRPSWYPDWGSVISFYNKCSSMLKAVLAAISLSELSDGEREQGSTSVSSAEEEQEGFRQNK from the exons ATGAACATTCAGAGcatgaaaaagaacaacaaatccTTCGGGAAACCAGTGGTTGGTGAAGAGCCAGCTAGAGCAGCCCCATCTGAGGCTTCATGTGATCCAAACGGGGACACCAGAGGAGGTTCACAAACTCAGAGTGACCAAGGCATGAGTCAAGATCCAAGGCTTGGAGAGAACCTCGAAAGAGAGGAACAAGACCACCATGAAGCCAGCGAGGAAGGCACCAGCAGTCTCTTGGGGCTTTCATTTCCCAGAAAACTCTGGGCAGTAGTGGAGAACGAGGCGTTCAagtctgtgggctggagtgaaGAAGGAGACACCGTGAAGATTGAGGGAGAACTTTTTGAAGCAGAGGTCCTTCACCGCAGTGGTGcagataaaatttttgaaatggacAGCTTAAAGCGTTTCATCTGTGAACTTAATCTTCATGGGTTCAGGAAGATATGCACAAAGAATTCACCAGTGCAccctggaaagaagaaaatgatg atCTATCAAAATGCAAACTTTCAGAGGGATAACCCAAGGCTGCTCGAGAACATCTGGAGGAGAGGATGTCAACGCAGCCCTGCTCAGGAAGAGCCATGCTGCAAGAGAAGGAAGCTCGATTTCCCCCAATGTTCTCCACACCTtcagaagaagaagcaggaaaagACCATTTCCCTGAAGGAAACCCCCAACAAACAGGCACCCCAAGGCCAGGGCACCTTCCTTCCAGTTGGTGTCACTGGATGCCCCCTAGCACTATGCCCTCCTGAGGAGCACAGCGTCCCATGTGGAGAATGCTCCCCTGAGGATGGCAACATGGTGTCTCCGGCTGGTGACAGAATGGAAGGGTCTGGGCAGGTGAGCATCAGACCCTCATGGTACCCTGATTGGGGTTCAGTGATATCTTTCTACAACAAGtgttcctccatgctgaaggctGTCTTGGCAGCCATTTCCTTAAGTGAGCTGTCTGATGGGGAGAGGGAGCAGGGCTCCACCAGTGTGTCCTCtgctgaggaagagcaggagggttTCCGTCAAAATAAGTGA